In a single window of the Thermoplasmatales archaeon genome:
- a CDS encoding site-2 protease family protein, whose translation MISGLEIAILLIFAWIIVVIYLGPRISKTKHFSLFGPAIMIKITKNRGVIERFTKKFPGRSFGKISVIIVFVSAILAVVILVYGAVLSFAIKPSHPAGLSLLLAIPGVNPVIPIGFGTVTLILAVVIHEFFHGVVAKKQGIKLSSVGVLWFVVPVGAFVEPDEQEITKSDPVVRRRIVAAGPGINIVLAVICFLLVALLVVPVASPTHDGLYVEATVSGSQASHVISNGEEVVSLGHYTGNVIQNLTTISNLTPGQYYPASVYYGGAIHSVKVMAGLTIYSTISGLPAANISIPVGSVLVKSNGLTIYNATVLTTQLNKLPPGSKDYLEMMVPMNGGMIKKNFTLITTSEYYYYAKYDPSQNSNAYKNYSFIGITSVYSGFGGYTLGYMQSMLSGRQVFTSPWSGMLEYIALPFLYLSPIPSSLASMYSTPFSPLLFWGIFDMLYWLFWWNFLLAIMNALPVVVFDGGQFFRDSMLIVGRHKALSWLSKENNVRSVMIASSLFVLFLFAIEIYFLVV comes from the coding sequence ATGATCAGTGGACTTGAGATTGCAATTTTACTAATTTTTGCGTGGATAATCGTAGTGATATATCTCGGGCCGAGGATCTCAAAAACCAAACATTTCTCACTGTTTGGTCCAGCTATTATGATAAAGATCACCAAGAATCGCGGCGTTATTGAACGATTTACAAAAAAATTCCCTGGTAGGTCGTTCGGAAAAATTTCCGTTATTATTGTTTTTGTTAGTGCTATTTTAGCTGTCGTGATACTTGTTTACGGTGCAGTTCTTTCTTTTGCGATTAAACCATCGCATCCGGCAGGTCTTTCGTTACTCCTTGCCATACCCGGAGTCAATCCGGTGATACCGATCGGATTCGGGACTGTAACTTTGATACTTGCTGTTGTAATTCATGAATTCTTTCACGGTGTAGTTGCAAAGAAACAGGGCATAAAACTTTCATCAGTAGGGGTACTCTGGTTTGTCGTTCCGGTCGGTGCCTTCGTAGAGCCAGACGAACAGGAAATAACTAAATCCGACCCAGTTGTCAGGAGGCGAATAGTTGCCGCTGGTCCCGGCATTAACATTGTTTTGGCCGTTATATGCTTCCTTCTAGTCGCCTTACTGGTGGTCCCCGTTGCGTCTCCTACACATGACGGTTTATACGTCGAGGCTACAGTTTCAGGCTCCCAGGCATCGCATGTGATATCCAATGGTGAAGAGGTGGTATCGCTTGGCCATTACACTGGCAATGTTATCCAGAATCTTACTACTATCTCAAATTTGACACCAGGGCAATATTATCCTGCATCCGTTTATTATGGCGGGGCCATTCATTCTGTTAAAGTTATGGCAGGATTGACTATTTATTCAACCATAAGTGGCTTGCCGGCAGCGAATATTTCGATCCCTGTTGGCTCTGTTTTAGTTAAGAGTAATGGTTTAACAATTTACAACGCAACAGTGCTAACTACCCAATTAAATAAACTCCCTCCAGGTTCTAAAGATTATCTGGAAATGATGGTGCCGATGAACGGAGGAATGATAAAGAAGAATTTCACGCTTATAACTACATCTGAATATTATTATTATGCAAAATATGATCCATCTCAGAACAGCAATGCTTACAAGAATTATAGCTTCATAGGCATTACAAGCGTTTATTCTGGATTTGGGGGATATACGTTAGGTTACATGCAGTCAATGTTATCTGGTAGGCAGGTTTTCACATCACCTTGGTCTGGAATGTTAGAATACATAGCACTCCCGTTCTTATATCTCTCACCAATTCCCAGCTCTTTAGCTTCTATGTATTCTACGCCATTCTCTCCGCTCTTATTCTGGGGTATATTCGACATGCTGTACTGGTTATTCTGGTGGAATTTCCTCCTCGCGATAATGAACGCGCTTCCGGTTGTAGTTTTCGATGGTGGACAGTTTTTCAGAGATAGTATGCTGATCGTCGGCAGACACAAAGCACTCTCTTGGCTCAGCAAGGAAAACAACGTCAGATCCGTAATGATCGCGTCAAGTCTTTTTGTTCTGTTTTTGTTTGCAATAGAAATATACTTTTTGGTCGTTTGA
- a CDS encoding 50S ribosomal protein L40e, with the protein MAFPEAVERRLNKKICMRCNARNSPNATKCRKCGYTGLRMKAKERRGGQ; encoded by the coding sequence ATGGCATTCCCTGAAGCAGTTGAAAGAAGACTGAACAAAAAGATTTGCATGAGATGTAACGCTAGAAATTCACCAAATGCTACGAAATGCAGAAAATGTGGATACACTGGCCTTAGAATGAAAGCGAAGGAGAGAAGAGGTGGTCAGTAG
- the purQ gene encoding phosphoribosylformylglycinamidine synthase subunit PurQ has protein sequence MEGTNCEYEAYQSFKRIGFLPRYVHVNELKRDKLSLEDFSVLFIPGGFSAGDYIRAGVIFAQRLASSSLPDLIKFSEAGKPIIGVCNGFQVLCELGFLPGYDFTRRFALSLNDSNRYECRYTYVKMHSKNRLLAAIDLGENYLVPVAHSEGKIVVDHQHKILERMEEESQIVMKYTDPSGNEADYPWNPNGSEGNIAALSNPSGNVLGLMPHPERLYDLPLNSDSKLIKNPVLGKLFFESLRKYVVSKSF, from the coding sequence ATGGAAGGAACAAATTGTGAATACGAGGCTTATCAATCGTTCAAGCGAATTGGGTTCCTTCCTAGGTATGTTCATGTCAATGAATTAAAGAGAGACAAACTATCTCTTGAAGATTTTTCGGTGTTGTTTATTCCTGGCGGTTTTTCTGCTGGAGATTATATTAGGGCTGGGGTGATTTTTGCCCAACGCCTTGCCAGTTCCTCTTTGCCGGATCTCATAAAATTTTCTGAAGCAGGGAAACCGATAATAGGGGTATGCAATGGTTTCCAGGTTTTATGTGAACTCGGTTTCCTACCCGGGTATGACTTCACGAGGCGCTTTGCCCTTTCACTCAATGATTCCAACAGGTACGAATGCCGTTACACTTATGTAAAAATGCATTCTAAGAATAGACTTCTTGCCGCAATTGATCTTGGGGAAAACTATCTTGTCCCGGTGGCACATTCGGAAGGCAAGATCGTTGTTGACCACCAGCATAAGATACTTGAACGAATGGAGGAAGAGAGCCAGATAGTCATGAAATATACTGATCCTTCCGGGAACGAAGCAGATTATCCTTGGAATCCCAACGGCTCTGAAGGAAATATAGCAGCCTTGTCCAATCCCTCTGGGAATGTTCTTGGCCTCATGCCTCATCCAGAGCGTCTTTATGATCTCCCGCTGAATTCCGATAGCAAACTAATTAAAAACCCTGTTCTTGGAAAGCTATTTTTCGAATCGCTCAGGAAATATGTGGTCTCAAAGTCATTTTGA
- the fliE gene encoding flagellar hook-basal body complex protein FliE: protein MLIVTGMPGAGKDEFVKVAKEFGFVDVHMGDTVKKHAALNNIPLIDSEIGKFATSERKAKGMDIWARRTAESIKDPDKTVVDGLRNDEELAFFRDKFDNVKVVAIYTNRQERFMRIIKRARQDDVRTEPEFYERDNRELGWGIGRTISLSDYMIVNDRSLEEFKEDVREFFRTITSASK from the coding sequence ATGCTTATTGTAACTGGAATGCCGGGTGCTGGAAAAGACGAATTCGTGAAAGTTGCCAAGGAATTTGGGTTCGTTGATGTTCACATGGGAGATACCGTTAAAAAACATGCCGCATTGAATAATATACCGTTAATCGATTCGGAGATTGGTAAATTTGCGACTTCAGAAAGGAAGGCTAAAGGCATGGATATATGGGCGAGAAGGACCGCCGAATCAATTAAAGATCCTGATAAAACAGTGGTCGATGGACTGAGGAACGATGAGGAACTAGCATTCTTCCGGGATAAGTTTGACAATGTCAAGGTAGTTGCAATTTACACGAACAGACAGGAACGCTTTATGAGAATAATTAAAAGGGCGCGACAGGACGATGTCAGGACTGAACCCGAATTCTATGAACGCGATAATAGAGAGTTGGGCTGGGGTATCGGACGTACTATTTCATTGTCAGATTACATGATAGTAAACGACCGAAGCCTGGAAGAATTCAAAGAGGATGTCAGAGAGTTCTTCAGGACAATAACTTCGGCATCAAAATGA
- a CDS encoding 2-oxoacid:acceptor oxidoreductase subunit alpha: MDLSLTIGGPQGGGIDTSSNMINRAFAEAGYNVFAVREYHSNIKGRHSYNHIRVKEERPRSLRYPVDILVALDADTLYEHMDDVVAGSKVIYDKSFESGDLSQARLIMRDTAKSIKGRLQSENLPLNVIGAIQHMKNNGAITIAVPFDAVVNSAISGGTPTRYFNTLGSAITLSIAGLPVNFTSEAIKQVFASKPKVVEDNVKVVEAAYKYCEENKLSGTTLKSFPKKQRLLLTGNDAAAIGKVMGGLRFQTYYPITPASDESTVLEEHETLSLIENEKNSLEKAGVVVIQTEDEISAITMAMGAALTGTRSATATSGPGFSLMAEGISFAGMDEVPVVITLYQRGGPSTGLPTRNGQSDLLFALNTGHGEFPRIVLSSGDIEECAYDAMKALNYAQRYQLPVIHLIDKNLATTSDLIPEIDKSRVKIIPALSVSEKEDFLRYNLNTENGISKVGYFGKNIFWMTGDEHDELGHVTEDPEVRDRQMRKRFQKLETAAHEIPLEDRVQVFGEKDADLTFVTWGSQKGPILDVIDDLKKEGIKANMLYLKMFEPFPSEFVKSFLSRAKLVVDVESNLLAQASRVIRLETGIEIENAILKYSGRHMTEDEILSVAKKIINKKEKFVVEVLKNGA; this comes from the coding sequence ATGGATCTAAGTTTAACAATAGGAGGCCCGCAAGGCGGAGGTATCGATACCTCTTCTAATATGATCAACCGGGCATTTGCTGAAGCCGGATACAACGTTTTTGCAGTAAGAGAATATCACTCAAACATAAAAGGGAGACACAGTTACAACCACATAAGGGTGAAAGAAGAACGCCCCAGGTCTCTCAGGTACCCAGTTGACATACTTGTAGCTTTAGATGCCGATACCCTGTATGAGCACATGGACGATGTAGTTGCTGGATCAAAAGTTATATACGACAAGAGTTTTGAATCTGGAGATCTATCTCAGGCAAGACTCATAATGAGGGACACGGCAAAGAGCATTAAGGGAAGACTCCAGAGTGAGAATCTGCCACTTAATGTGATTGGTGCAATACAGCATATGAAGAATAATGGGGCAATAACAATCGCTGTCCCCTTCGATGCCGTGGTCAATAGCGCTATAAGCGGTGGTACTCCAACACGATATTTTAACACTCTTGGTTCAGCTATAACACTTTCTATAGCAGGACTTCCTGTTAATTTTACCAGTGAAGCAATAAAACAGGTTTTTGCCAGTAAGCCAAAGGTCGTTGAAGACAATGTGAAAGTTGTTGAAGCCGCCTATAAATACTGTGAGGAGAACAAGCTTAGTGGCACTACCCTTAAATCATTCCCGAAGAAGCAGAGATTACTGCTAACGGGAAACGATGCCGCTGCTATAGGCAAAGTGATGGGGGGGCTTAGGTTCCAGACATACTATCCTATAACACCAGCCAGCGACGAAAGCACCGTTCTAGAAGAACACGAGACACTATCGTTAATTGAGAACGAAAAGAACAGTCTGGAGAAAGCCGGGGTCGTCGTGATACAAACTGAAGATGAGATTTCTGCAATAACCATGGCCATGGGTGCGGCTTTGACCGGAACGCGTTCCGCTACGGCCACAAGTGGTCCAGGTTTTTCACTTATGGCCGAGGGAATATCTTTCGCAGGTATGGATGAAGTTCCTGTAGTCATAACCCTTTACCAGAGGGGAGGACCAAGTACGGGTCTTCCGACGAGAAACGGTCAATCGGATCTGTTATTTGCGTTGAACACTGGTCACGGCGAATTTCCAAGAATAGTACTTTCTTCTGGGGACATCGAGGAGTGCGCATATGACGCAATGAAAGCTCTAAATTATGCACAGAGGTATCAACTTCCGGTCATACACCTTATAGACAAGAATCTTGCCACTACGTCCGATTTGATTCCGGAGATTGACAAATCTAGAGTTAAAATAATTCCGGCTCTTTCTGTGTCTGAAAAAGAAGATTTTCTTAGATACAATCTAAACACGGAGAACGGTATCTCTAAAGTCGGTTATTTCGGTAAGAATATATTCTGGATGACTGGAGACGAGCACGATGAGCTTGGCCATGTAACTGAAGACCCTGAGGTCAGGGACAGGCAGATGCGAAAGAGATTCCAGAAACTTGAGACAGCCGCACACGAGATCCCGCTTGAAGACAGGGTGCAGGTGTTTGGTGAGAAAGATGCAGACCTAACCTTTGTCACTTGGGGTAGCCAGAAGGGTCCGATCCTTGATGTTATCGATGATCTCAAGAAGGAAGGGATAAAGGCAAATATGCTATACCTGAAGATGTTTGAGCCTTTTCCGTCCGAATTCGTAAAGAGCTTCCTTTCAAGAGCAAAACTTGTAGTTGATGTTGAAAGTAACCTCCTTGCACAGGCTTCCAGGGTGATAAGACTCGAGACAGGCATAGAGATAGAGAATGCTATCCTGAAGTATTCCGGGAGACACATGACGGAGGACGAGATCCTTTCGGTTGCGAAAAAGATAATTAATAAAAAGGAGAAATTTGTTGTGGAGGTGCTTAAAAATGGCGCATAA
- a CDS encoding 2-oxoacid:ferredoxin oxidoreductase subunit beta, with the protein MAHNFKSDVVVDWCPGCGDFGILTSITQALTEMNLGGEDVVAVSGIGCSGKTPHYLNIAGVHTLHGRAIPFATGVKLANPNLKVILPSGDGDLLSIGAGHFVAEGRRNTGLTIVLFDNAVYGLTKGQAAPTMALGEKTKSLARENIFGKVNPIALALSSGYSFVARGFSFDMKQLKGLIKMALNHKGSAVIDVLQPCPTYNDVNTMDWYRERVYRLEDEPSWDPVVTKDNADSAAMKFQQAYQKALEWGEKIPTGLFYQNKTIPSFTERLSQFVPNYLTNPPATQVVFNKDHYTVVDPEKTFSDKIID; encoded by the coding sequence ATGGCGCATAATTTTAAAAGCGATGTTGTAGTTGACTGGTGCCCTGGATGCGGGGATTTTGGTATACTCACGTCTATAACCCAGGCACTCACAGAGATGAATCTTGGCGGTGAAGATGTAGTAGCGGTTTCGGGCATCGGATGTTCCGGAAAAACACCCCATTATTTGAACATAGCTGGGGTTCATACCCTTCACGGAAGGGCAATTCCTTTTGCCACAGGTGTAAAACTTGCCAACCCGAATCTTAAGGTTATACTGCCGAGTGGAGACGGGGATCTTTTAAGCATAGGGGCAGGGCATTTTGTCGCTGAGGGAAGAAGGAACACGGGCCTGACTATAGTCCTTTTCGATAATGCTGTTTACGGTCTCACGAAAGGCCAGGCGGCACCGACGATGGCGCTGGGGGAGAAGACAAAAAGTCTTGCAAGGGAAAATATATTCGGTAAGGTCAATCCAATAGCTTTGGCATTATCCTCGGGTTATTCATTCGTCGCCAGAGGATTTTCCTTTGACATGAAACAATTGAAGGGACTGATCAAGATGGCACTGAATCATAAGGGATCTGCAGTTATAGACGTCCTTCAACCATGCCCGACCTACAACGACGTAAACACAATGGACTGGTACAGGGAAAGAGTTTACAGGCTGGAAGATGAGCCATCGTGGGATCCTGTTGTAACCAAGGACAACGCAGATTCTGCAGCCATGAAATTCCAGCAGGCTTATCAGAAGGCACTTGAATGGGGAGAAAAAATCCCGACTGGTCTATTCTACCAAAACAAAACGATTCCGAGCTTTACTGAAAGACTCAGTCAATTCGTTCCGAACTATCTAACCAATCCGCCAGCAACTCAGGTGGTATTCAACAAGGATCATTATACGGTTGTAGACCCAGAAAAGACATTTAGTGATAAGATCATCGACTGA
- a CDS encoding LysE family translocator: MNQIILALMGLLLGVSLAGPPGPVTAIMIQRAIRSAPKSFVVGLGAMTADFTLMVIILFLGTGIGILRFSRYIYIAGAFFFLYLAFVTSRSNVNADSDKGRGGNGYIIGLTIGLINPLQIGWWLTAGLSVYGKFGIIPIAFLFIGIVIWISFLSLFVNKTSIKYGKKVEFGVKIFSVASLVIFGILFIYLAFA, translated from the coding sequence ATGAATCAGATTATCCTCGCGCTTATGGGTCTTTTATTAGGGGTCTCGCTTGCAGGGCCACCTGGCCCAGTTACGGCAATCATGATTCAGAGAGCCATAAGATCTGCGCCAAAGAGCTTTGTTGTAGGCTTAGGTGCAATGACTGCAGATTTTACTCTTATGGTAATTATATTATTCCTCGGAACAGGGATAGGCATATTGAGATTCAGCAGGTACATATACATTGCGGGAGCATTTTTTTTCCTTTACCTTGCTTTTGTGACTTCGAGATCTAATGTGAACGCAGATAGCGACAAAGGCAGAGGTGGGAACGGATACATAATTGGCCTTACAATTGGTCTCATAAACCCTTTGCAAATTGGGTGGTGGCTAACTGCTGGCCTTAGCGTTTACGGAAAATTCGGCATAATTCCAATAGCATTCCTCTTCATTGGTATAGTGATATGGATATCATTCCTATCATTATTTGTTAATAAAACATCAATAAAATATGGAAAAAAGGTTGAGTTTGGAGTGAAGATATTCAGCGTCGCTTCACTCGTGATTTTCGGAATTTTGTTTATTTACTTAGCTTTTGCCTAA
- a CDS encoding class I SAM-dependent methyltransferase has protein sequence MVSPDFKRKEELLRFLKCSEDDISKLFRKAESIISYVDSQIGGKDYWQVSYSELSWLYSLVCLMSAKKVAETGVGPGSTSFAILSVLKLDNGKLYSFDKGERYGEAEPKPVGFLVPEKLRKNWSLVLGDSKNTLKNVLEKNAPFDIFFHDSEHTYEHVTFELETALPYLNKRFAIVIDNYDWTEAPKDFSKKHNFLLLPMVDDMCFLLPRI, from the coding sequence ATGGTTTCACCCGATTTTAAAAGAAAAGAAGAACTGTTGCGATTTCTTAAGTGTTCGGAGGACGACATTTCAAAATTGTTTAGGAAGGCAGAAAGCATAATATCGTACGTAGATTCACAAATAGGGGGCAAGGATTACTGGCAGGTCTCATATTCAGAACTTTCCTGGCTTTATTCACTTGTTTGCCTAATGAGTGCAAAAAAGGTTGCAGAAACAGGCGTCGGCCCTGGTAGTACGTCATTTGCAATACTTTCTGTGCTGAAACTGGATAATGGAAAGTTATACAGTTTCGATAAGGGTGAAAGATACGGTGAAGCAGAACCTAAGCCCGTTGGTTTCCTTGTGCCAGAAAAACTCCGGAAAAATTGGTCCCTTGTTCTCGGTGATTCGAAGAACACTCTGAAGAACGTTCTTGAAAAAAACGCTCCGTTTGATATCTTCTTCCATGATTCTGAACACACCTATGAGCACGTAACTTTTGAGCTTGAAACAGCTTTACCTTACCTAAACAAAAGGTTCGCAATAGTGATTGATAACTATGACTGGACTGAGGCACCAAAGGATTTTTCTAAGAAACATAATTTCCTGTTGTTGCCTATGGTGGATGATATGTGCTTTCTCTTGCCTAGGATCTGA